In the Bos javanicus breed banteng chromosome 28, ARS-OSU_banteng_1.0, whole genome shotgun sequence genome, one interval contains:
- the NUDT13 gene encoding NAD(P)H pyrophosphatase NUDT13, mitochondrial isoform X1 yields the protein MSLYCGTACRRKIFWCYRLLSTYVTKTRYLCELKEDDDACKKAQQTGAFYLFHNLAPLLQKSEHQYLAPQHSLLELERLLSKFGQDSQILEDSVLIGCSEEQEAWFALDLGLNSSSSINASLQKAEIETALQGSFIKLTKALFELNVKDASLLSTAQALLRWHDAHQFCSRSGQPTKKNVSGSKRVCLSNNIIYYPQVAPVVITLVSDGTRCLLVRQSSFPKGMYSALAGFCDIGESLEETVRREIAEEVGLEVDRLHYSASQHWPFPNSTLMIACHATVKPGQTELQVNLRELEAAAWFSRDEVATVLRRNNPSNQQQSGAVPFWLPPKLAIAHQLIKEWVEKPTCSPLPA from the exons ATGTCCCTGTATTGTGGAACTGCTTGCAGGAGAAAAATTTTTTGGTGCTATAGGCTGCTGTCAACCTATGTCACTAAGACACG GTATTTATGTGAACTGAAAGAAGATGATGATGCATGTAAAAAAGCCCAGCAGACAGGAGCATTTTACCTCTTTCATAACTTGGCTCCTTTGCTTCAGAAATCAGAACATCAATACCTGGCCCCCCAGCATAGCCTATTAG AGTTGGAAAGGCTCCTGAGTAAGTTTGGACAAGACTCACAAATACTAGAAGATTCCGTGCTAATTGGATGCTCAGAAGAGCAAGAAGCATGGTTTGCTCTGGATCTAGGTCTAAATAGCTCTTCTTCCATAAATG cTTCCTTACAGAAAGCTGAAATAGAGACAGCCCTCCAGGGGTCTTTCATTAAGCTGACAAAGGCTCTCTTTGAGCTGAATGTGAAGGAtgcctccttgctgtccacg GCGCAGGCTCTTCTCCGTTGGCATGATGCTCATCAGTTCTGCAGCAGAAGTGGGCAGCCCACCAAGAAGAATGTGTCTGGCAGCAAGCGTGTGTGCCTTTCCAATAACATCATCTATTATCCACAG GTGGCACCTGTGGTGATCACTCTGGTGTCGGATGGAACTCGATGCCTGCTTGTCCGCCAGAGTTCCTTTCCCAAGGGAATGTATTCTGCCTTGGCAGGTTTTTGTGATATAG GTGAAAGTCTGGAAGAGACTGTCCGGAGAGAAATTGCAGAAGAGGTGGGATTGGAGGTGGACAGACTGCATTACTCTGCATCCCAACATTGGCCCTTTCCTAACAGCACACTCATGATTGCTTGTCATGCAACCGTGAAACCAGGGCAGACAGAG CTCCAGGTGAACTTGAGAGAACTAGAAGCAGCTGCCTGGTTCAGTCGTGATGAGGTGGCCACAGTCCTGAGGAGAAACAACCCATCTAATCAACAACAGAGTGGGGCTGTCCCATTCTGGTTGCCCCCCAAGTTAGCCATTGCCCACCAACTGATAAAGGAGTGGGTGGAAAAACCGACCTGTTCTCCCCTGCCTGCTTAG
- the NUDT13 gene encoding NAD(P)H pyrophosphatase NUDT13, mitochondrial isoform X2, producing the protein MSLRHELERLLSKFGQDSQILEDSVLIGCSEEQEAWFALDLGLNSSSSINASLQKAEIETALQGSFIKLTKALFELNVKDASLLSTAQALLRWHDAHQFCSRSGQPTKKNVSGSKRVCLSNNIIYYPQVAPVVITLVSDGTRCLLVRQSSFPKGMYSALAGFCDIGESLEETVRREIAEEVGLEVDRLHYSASQHWPFPNSTLMIACHATVKPGQTELQVNLRELEAAAWFSRDEVATVLRRNNPSNQQQSGAVPFWLPPKLAIAHQLIKEWVEKPTCSPLPA; encoded by the exons ATGTCACTAAGACACG AGTTGGAAAGGCTCCTGAGTAAGTTTGGACAAGACTCACAAATACTAGAAGATTCCGTGCTAATTGGATGCTCAGAAGAGCAAGAAGCATGGTTTGCTCTGGATCTAGGTCTAAATAGCTCTTCTTCCATAAATG cTTCCTTACAGAAAGCTGAAATAGAGACAGCCCTCCAGGGGTCTTTCATTAAGCTGACAAAGGCTCTCTTTGAGCTGAATGTGAAGGAtgcctccttgctgtccacg GCGCAGGCTCTTCTCCGTTGGCATGATGCTCATCAGTTCTGCAGCAGAAGTGGGCAGCCCACCAAGAAGAATGTGTCTGGCAGCAAGCGTGTGTGCCTTTCCAATAACATCATCTATTATCCACAG GTGGCACCTGTGGTGATCACTCTGGTGTCGGATGGAACTCGATGCCTGCTTGTCCGCCAGAGTTCCTTTCCCAAGGGAATGTATTCTGCCTTGGCAGGTTTTTGTGATATAG GTGAAAGTCTGGAAGAGACTGTCCGGAGAGAAATTGCAGAAGAGGTGGGATTGGAGGTGGACAGACTGCATTACTCTGCATCCCAACATTGGCCCTTTCCTAACAGCACACTCATGATTGCTTGTCATGCAACCGTGAAACCAGGGCAGACAGAG CTCCAGGTGAACTTGAGAGAACTAGAAGCAGCTGCCTGGTTCAGTCGTGATGAGGTGGCCACAGTCCTGAGGAGAAACAACCCATCTAATCAACAACAGAGTGGGGCTGTCCCATTCTGGTTGCCCCCCAAGTTAGCCATTGCCCACCAACTGATAAAGGAGTGGGTGGAAAAACCGACCTGTTCTCCCCTGCCTGCTTAG